TAACTTGCTGGCTACTAAAGATAAGGGTTGCGCTCGTTGCGGGACTTAACCCAACATCTCACGACACGAGCTGACGACAACCATGCACCACCTGTCTCTTCTGTCCCGAAGGAAAGTTCCGATTAAGGAACGGTCAGAAGGATGTCAAGATTTGGTAAGGTTCTTCGCGTTGCTTCGAATTAAACCACATGCTCCACCGCTTGTGCGGGCCCCCGTCAATTCCTTTGAGTTTCAATCTTGCGATCGTACTCCCCAGGTGGAATGCTTAATGCGTTTGCTGCGGCACCGAGGTTCGACCCCCGACACCTAGCATTCATCGTTTACGGCGTGGACTACCAGGGTATCTAATCCTGTTCGCTCCCCACGCTTTCGTGCCTCAGCGTCAGTTACAGTCCAGAAAGCCGCCTTCGCCACTGGTGTTCCTCCTAATATCTACGCATTTCACCGCTACACTAGGAATTCCGCTTTCCTCTCCTGCACTCTAGCAAAGCAGTTTCAAATGCAGTCCCGAGGTTGAGCCTCGGGCTTTCACATCTGACTTACTTCGCCGCCTACGCACCCTTTACACCCAGTAAATCCGGATAACGCTTGCCCCCTACGTATTACCGCGGCTGCTGGCACGTAGTTAGCCGGGGCTTCTTAGTCAGGTACTGTCACTATCTTCCCTGCTGATAGAAGTTTACGATCCGAAAACCTTCTTCCTTCACGCGGCGTCGCTGCATCAGGGTTTCCCCCATTGTGCAATATTCCCCACTGCTGCCTCCCGTAGGAGTTTGGGCCGTGTCTCAGTCCCAATGTGGCCGATCACCCTCTCAGGTCGGCTACTGATCGTCGCCTAGGTAAGCCGTTACCTTACCTACTAGCTAATCAGACGCGGGTCCATCCTATGCTACCGGAGTTTTTACCACTGAGTCATGCGACTCTGTGGTCTTATGCGGTATTAGCACACTTTTCAATGTGTTATCCCCCTGCATAGGGCAGGTTACCCACGCGTTACTCACCCGTCCGCCGCTTTCCACTACCTAAATCACCCGAAGGTTCAATAGGTAGCTTCTCGCTCGACTTGCATGTGTTAAGCACGCCGCCAGCGTTCATCCTGAGCCAGGATCAAACTCTCATGTTAAAGTTTCATCTTGACCAGATTGCTCTGGCTTATATTTTATAGACTATCGTCTTATCCATTAATTTACTAAGGAATTTTCTTGGGTAAAACTTATTACTAAGTTTTTGGTTGTTTCACTGTTCAGTTTTCAAGGTTCTGTCCTGATTTGTTGCTTGCTGTTTTGTTTTCTTCAGCGAAAAGAATTATATCATTTATATATAATAAAGTCAAGGCTTTATTCGACATTTTTTAAATCTTTTTTTATGACATATGATTAGTTAAGTGTAAAATTTACTGTATATATAAGGAAATTAAAATTCCAATAACTGCTAATATTATTATTAATTTTTTTCTATCAGCTGATTTATTTCAAAGATAATCTTATTATTTATACTAAGAAATAACGTATAAATATTTTAATTAAGCCATGATTGTTTTGACTACTCATTAATTAACATTATGAATTTATTCTAACTATACTAGAAACCTCTTTAAGTATCTTTAATGAATTATTCCTGGTCATGAACTAATTTAATATAGTACATACAGACAGTACCATCCCCCTACAACATATAAGTTATTACAATATATATACTTAGTAATTAATATTACATAAAATTTTACAGTAATTATTCTAAGTTTTAGAATTTTACATCTCTTCCATTAATTCCATATTGAGATTGGATAATACATTTGTTAGACTTGTTGTTGAGGTGATTAGATGAAAAGAATAATGCTTTTAATGATTTCGTTAATTTTGGCTTTTAGTTTTTCCAGCAAAGCATTTGCTTCTCAAGTAATACCTGTTTACGTTAATGGAAATGTTTTAACTCCTGACGTTAATCCTTATATTCAAAATCAACGTACTTTTGTACCAATTAGATTCATTGGAGAAGCACTTAATGCTACGTCAATCAAATGGGATTATTCATCCAAGACTGCTACATTGGTATTTAATCAAACTGTAATTAAATTACCCGTAGGTTCTAGATATGTAACTGTAAACGGTAAACAATATAAAATCGATGCACCAATTAACTTAGTCAGAGGACGAACTTTCGTACCTGTAAGATTTATATCTGAAATATTAGGATATGACGTAAAATGGGCTAATAGCTCAGTATATATCAGCAATAATGGGTATACCCCTCCTTCAAACAAATATAGCTCAGAAGATTTATATTGGTTATCTAGAATTGTAGAGGCTGAAGCAGTCGGTGAACCATACGCTGGAAAATTAGCAGTAGCTAACGTAATCATTAATCGAAAAAAAAGTTCAGAATTTCCAAGCACAATAAAATCTGTTATTTTTGATAACAAATACGGTATTCAATTTACACCAGTTGCAGACGGCAACATATACAATACCCCTACTCAAGAGAGTATAAATGCCGCTATTGCAGCACTGAATGGTTCCAATAACATTGGTAATTCATTATATTTCCTTAATCCAGCAAAATCTTCAAATTTCTGGATTATGAATAACCGTAAATTTGTTACTCAGATCAATAATCATTACTTTTATGCTTAGGCAAGAATAATTAATTTTACTCAAACAGCTAAATACCCCCTTCTTATAATAAAAAATACCCTAA
The window above is part of the Vallitalea guaymasensis genome. Proteins encoded here:
- a CDS encoding stalk domain-containing protein gives rise to the protein MKRIMLLMISLILAFSFSSKAFASQVIPVYVNGNVLTPDVNPYIQNQRTFVPIRFIGEALNATSIKWDYSSKTATLVFNQTVIKLPVGSRYVTVNGKQYKIDAPINLVRGRTFVPVRFISEILGYDVKWANSSVYISNNGYTPPSNKYSSEDLYWLSRIVEAEAVGEPYAGKLAVANVIINRKKSSEFPSTIKSVIFDNKYGIQFTPVADGNIYNTPTQESINAAIAALNGSNNIGNSLYFLNPAKSSNFWIMNNRKFVTQINNHYFYA